Proteins from a genomic interval of Rosa chinensis cultivar Old Blush chromosome 2, RchiOBHm-V2, whole genome shotgun sequence:
- the LOC112186208 gene encoding pectinesterase: MPVCLIPLKFENMFQFVVLGFLWVLGGASVSGAALDKYQVYVKKECSFTRYPRICVQTLMGSGGSGHKDPQQVDIMSALVNKTIYETRLATSEFSQFSSQLFQVHEAQPARDSVKDHCEELMTMSLKRLDQCLIALKKSPLKNKHDIQAWLSAALTFHETCKDYAADHGLSLTSSENLRVDLSKRIDYASQLGSNLLALVNRVTSIGAPKNTIRDKQAEVFPKWVSPKNRKLLQATTVKANAVVAQDGSGNYKTVSEAIQAASGGRFVIYVKAGVYKEKIKTNKDGITLIGDGKYSTIITGDSSVAKGASLPGSATFTVTGDGFIARDIGFQNTAGPDGEQALALYISSDHSVLYRCSVVGYQDTLYALALRQFYRECDIHGSLDFIFGNAAAVFQSCNLIFRRHKGYGVILASGRSDPGQKTGFSVQNCRILPGSDLSPVKHSYSSYLGRPWKAYARAVVMQSNIGDVIAPGGWVQWPGAEASRLKSLYFAEFANVGPGAGVAQRVKWPGFHVIGADIAVEYTVGNFIGGTSWLPSTGVTFVSGLR, encoded by the exons ATGCCAGTTTGTTTGATACCTCTAAAATTTGAGAATATGTTTCAGTTTGttgttttagggtttctttGGGTATTGGGAGGGGCCTCGGTGTCTGGGGCTGCCTTGGATAAGTACCAAGTGTATGTTAAAAAGGAATGCAGCTTTACTAGATATCCCAGAATTTGTGTTCAAACCTTGATGGGGTCGGGTGGTTCTGGGCACAAGGATCCTCAGCAGGTTGATATAATGTCGGCTCTTGTTAACAAGACAATTTATGAAACCCGGTTGGCCACCTCCGAGTTTTCCCAATTCAGCTCTCAATTATTTCAAGTCCATGAAGCTCAACCCGCTCGCGATTCTGTCAAAG ACCATTGTGAAGAGCTAATGACCATGTCCTTGAAGCGCCTAGACCAATGCCTAATAGCTCTCAAGAAATCTCCCTTGAAAAACAAGCACGACATTCAGGCATGGCTAAGTGCCGCCTTGACTTTCCATGAAACGTGCAAGGACTACGCCGCCGACCACGGCCTCAGCCTCACTAGCTCCGAGAATCTCAGGGTCGACCTTTCCAAGCGCATAGATTATGCCTCTCAGTTGGGAAGTAATCTATTAGCCCTCGTCAACCGTGTTACAAGTATCGGTGCGCCGAAGAACACAATTCGCGATAAACAAGCAGAGGTTTTTCCCAAATGGGTTTCGCCGAAGAACCGGAAACTACTTCAGGCAACCACAGTCAAAGCGAACGCAGTGGTTGCACAAGATGGATCAGGGAACTATAAGACTGTGTCGGAGGCTATTCAGGCAGCTTCAGGGGGTCGGTTTGTGATTTATGTGAAGGCGGGAGTTTATAAGGAAAAGATTAAGACTAACAAAGATGGTATTACGTTGATTGGAGATGGAAAGTATTCAACTATTATTACTGGGGATTCTAGCGTCGCTAAAGGTGCTTCCCTGCCTGGCTCAGCTACATTCA CTGTAACAGGAGATGGATTCATAGCTCGAGATATTGGTTTCCAAAACACAGCAGGCCCTGATGGAGAACAAGCCTTAGCTCTGTACATCTCTTCTGATCACTCAGTTCTCTACAGGTGTAGCGTTGTTGGCTACCAAGACACACTCTACGCACTCGCCCTCCGCCAATTCTACAGAGAATGTGACATTCATGGCAGCCTCGACTTCATCTTCGGAAACGCCGCCGCCGTCTTCCAGAGTTGCAATCTCATCTTCCGCAGGCACAAGGGCTATGGTGTTATCCTGGCAAGCGGGAGGTCCGACCCGGGGCAAAAGACGGGCTTCTCCGTCCAGAACTGTAGGATTCTGCCCGGGTCAGACTTATCTCCTGTTAAACATTCCTACAGTTCGTATCTTGGGAGGCCATGGAAGGCCTACGCTAGAGCCGTGGTGATGCAGTCCAACATAGGTGACGTTATTGCTCCCGGTGGCTGGGTCCAGTGGCCTGGGGCTGAAGCTTCCAGGCTCAAGTCACTCTACTTTGCGGAGTTCGCAAACGTGGGACCTGGGGCTGGAGTGGCCCAGAGGGTGAAGTGGCCAGGGTTTCATGTTATTGGAGCTGATATTGCTGTTGAGTACACTGTAGGTAACTTTATTGGTGGAACTTCATGGCTTCCTTCGACCGGCGTGACTTTTGTTTCCGGCCTCCGTTGA